In Runella sp. SP2, the genomic window CGTATCGCTTGCTCCTGCCAATTTTCGCAGGCTGATGTTTTCAACGGGAATACTGACGGCATTTCGCTGTTGCAACCGTTGCAGGCCAGCGGCCGCTTCGCTCGGTGTGCCGCTGATGACCCCAAAATCCTGCGGGTAGCGCATCCGCTGCATTTGTAGCGAACCGTCACTTTCCCACAAACGGGTTTCGATGGGTTGGAAATAACTCGTATCTACCCTCGTTTCGGTTTTTGTATAGAGATATTTGGTATCATCTTCGTCGTTGTAGCGGTATTCTTCGCTGCGGGTCAGTTGCAAACGACCATAGTTCCAGTTATACGCAACGGTCGTAAAAACATCATCATTGAGCAAACAGCCCGACATGTCGGGGGAGGTGCTGTTGAGTCGTATCTGAGATTTTCCCATCAAATAGCCCAGCGTTGGCGTTGGGCCAGTCAGCAGGGTTGAATAGGTGTTGACTTGTTTATGTTTTTTCAGACCATTGGCACCGTACACGGTTTTGTTCAACAATTGCCCCCGCCCCCAATGGCGGCTGACGTAGGCGCTTTTTGCCGCCGAAGTAATCATGGTTTGATTGTCCACGGCATCATCTTTGAAGGTATAGACGGTTCTTCCCAAAGCCCCACTGCCATTATCTTCGTATTCAGTAACCATCGGATAAGTCACCACACTGCCGTCAAAAGGTGCTATCGGAACGGTAAATGTTGAAGAGAAGACGCGTACTGTATATGCGTAATCAGACTCGCCGACAAAAACCTGTGGGTGTTTATAACGCTGAATCGTAGAATAGGTTTTGGGCATAATGTCCCGATAGGTGCCGTTGCCCGATTCTCCCGCTCCATAGCGATAGGTTTTGGTCAGGGATTGACCGTTGGCATCCTCACTGATGATTTGTTTTACCCGCAGCCCTCCCACTATTTGGGCAGGTCCTGAAACGGGCAAATACCGGTGCGCTTCGTATTCAAACGTAGTATGACCGCCTGTCGGATAGTCCAAACGATTCAGTATCAACGCCTGCATCAGGGTCTCATTTGGGTTCCGATTGCCACCTCCTACCGTGACGGTGGTGGGTGAACCAGTTGAAGTATAGAGATTCTCCGTGAAAGACTGGGGAGGAATCAGCGTTGTGTTGCTAGTTTGACCGTTGTAATAGCCCCAATAATCTTTGGCCCGGGAGGTGTAAGCAGGCATTGTTTGTGTATTGTATCCGCAACTGTATTGACCTACCAACGAGCCAGCCGTGTCTTTCCATTTGATTTTGTCCAACAGACGGCGGCTATTATCAGTATAGGTCAATTCAAATTGTTTAATCAGCGTATAATCATTGGTGGTGATGTTCAGTCCGTAGATTTCAACCCGCTGCAGTTGTTGCGGCGTTCCAGTAGTCACAAAGACCACTTTCCCGCCTGGGAAATGAATTTGCTCTAATAAGGCATCAAAAATTACGGGTGCGGTGGTGGAAGATGTGACACTTATCTGACCCGCAGTAATCATCGACGCGTTGAGTCCTTCGACATTGGTATAGTACACTTCCGTGTCTGTTATATCGGCTGGGTAAGTGATGCTCAGTCGGGGTTGATAACTGAAGTGAATTTGATCGGTCGTTTTTAAGCCCTGAATTTTGGAGAGATGCCAAGAACTACGGTAGGTAGTTCCGTTGGGCAAATAGGTACTTTCGCCTTCCTCAAATTCATACTTTACCCCGTCGGGCGTGTCCAATTGAAAAGTTAGTAGGTTCGAAGGGTAGGAGAGACGGCTTGCCTCGGGTTGCAACCAAGTATAGCCTTTGCCGCCAGGAGTCAGGACAAAGTGGTTGCTCTGTCCGGGCAAACGATAAGAGAATATATCCCGTTCGATGTCTTTGCCGAAATCGACATATAGATTTAAGTCTGATTTGATTTGTTCGGTCAGACAGGTAATAGGAGAACTGCTGAAGACTGGTAAGGTTTGTCCCAATACCCCTGAGTTATTGGTCAGTTCGTCGGCACTACCACGAAGTTGTCGACTGATGCTGCCCCCTGCCTGCAAACTCCAGCCCAGCCCCACCCAACTTTCCTGATCGGTCACTTTGTGGCCGCCTGCGTGGTAAGTCAGTTTCACGGGTACACTCACCGAACCCATTTTAATTTCGTATAAGGGAATCTCGATGGTAGGTAATCCAGTGTATAAACTGACGGGAATTTCTCCATAGCGTTCGATGGCTGCTAAGTTAGGCGATTTGGGTGTCAATTGGGGTAATAGGGATTCGCCGATGGTCGTGGTGCTCTGCTGCGTACTGATAATGGCGGCATAACGGGCGTTGGGCAGCACTTCAAAACCCACTTTCATTACAATGCGGTCGGGGTTCCGATCCGTAACGGATTCGGACGGAATCGCTGGAATGAGTCGCAATAAGGTATCCGACCCCATTCCACTAGTTTTTAGGAGTTGGCTGTCACGCAGACCGAAGAGGATACCCCCTGCTATGTCCTGATGTTGAAAACTGACGCTGTCGTAAAAGGTGACATCGTCTATCAGAGAGCCTATTAAACTACCCGTTTTGACAAAGGAGGAAAACTGACTAAATACCGAAGACACCAACGATAGGACTGGAGTCGTGACAACGAGTTTTCCCTCAAAACGCGAGGCTTCGATATGCAGTAAGGAACTGTCGGTTAGCGTCAAAGTCTGCTCCAGTCCACTGCCCTGTCGAAAGAAATGATAAAATTCTAAATTGCCCCGCGAAAAATCTTGGGTGGTGAGTTGTTTGTTGGCGGGCAGAAATACCGTATCGGCACCGTAGCCGATGCGAATTCCGCCCGAAGTTGAGGCATTCACAGGGGTACTGACCGTCAGGTGAGGAAGGACCTTCACTCCAGTATTCGCCAGACTCGTCCAACCCGTTCCTAAAGCAGCGTGAGTGAGATGAATCCCTTTTCCATGCGTGTCCTGACGGTTACTTTCCCACTCCCATACGCCGCTACGTCGGTTGATGATAATCAGGCTGTCTAAAAAACGATTACCTCCAGCATTGAGGGTGGTGACACTGTTAATGACGCCTCCCATGGCACGAGCTGCCGAGGAAGCCCCCAATTGCTCAACGGTGGTTCGCGCCGCAAAACGTCCGCCATTAAGCTGCACACGATCTGCTCGTAAATACACCTCTCCCGCAAAATCAGTGCTATCGGTGGTAAGAATCCGCGTAGCGTAAGTACTGTCTGTACCACTGCCACTGAGTTGAATGAGTTGGGGGGTGGTAGTCAGGGAACGATATTTGTAAAAACGTAATTCACCAGTAGTCATTTGACCCGAAGCCACCGAAAGGGTTCCTGCCGCACTCATCGTTGCGGGGGTAAAACTGTCCCCAAATTCAACGGTTGTACCTGGCGTATCCAACAGCAGTGACGATTGAAACACAACCGAGCGGGCGTAGAGTTGCGTGGTGCCGAAATGAACAGTACCTCCCTGCATTTTTACTGTCACGGGTTGGCGAAATTCGGCATTGATAAAGCTCAACTGTGGTTGATTCAGACCCGTGTGCGTCCCTTCTAGTACCACTTCGTCTTTGAACACTACTTTGGCCGAATTACTGTATTCGCCGTTGCCAAAAACGCTCCTAGCGTTAGCAACTGTGGACTCATTGCGAAAAGTGAATTTTTTTTCAAAAACGGTGGTATCAAAACTGACATCGGCTTGCACTCCCACAATTATACCGTTTTGCGAACCTTTGTTGATAAAGGTAGTTTCTCCCTTGAAGGTATCAGGACGAACCCAGCCCACAATGACGGCATCACTGCCGCCTGAGGGCGCATTGGCAATTAGAGTGAGGGCGTTGTAAAAAATATTTCCGTACACATATCCTTTGTCGATTTCCAGCGTAATCACACCCGAAATGCTATTTCGTCCAAATCGTACGGCTTCACTGGTAGTAAATTTGCCACCCGCGCTGTTTAGAGTGGATAGCAGAATGTAGCTGCTGGTGCTTTTGAGCTCATAACTTCCCAGCGAAATACTTCCCTCGTTGATTTCGCAGTGATTCACCGTTACGTTTCCCGTCAAAACGGGGAAATTGGCTGGGCCGCTGTTGATGCGTACGGAACTGCTAGAAGTAGGGATACCTGCCGTCCAGTTGGCCGCATCATTCCAGTTGGTATTTATCCCTAACCACGTATTTTGCCCTAGTATCGTTAACGAAAGGCAGCAGAAGATGCCAAGCAGTAAGTATGTTCTCATGGGTGGAATAGATTAAAGGGAAATGATTTCTAGGTCACTGTTTTTAACGCGTATCCACAGGGTCGAGGCGTCTTCGCCGAGTTTCTTTTCAAAGAAATAGCGAAAATACTGAGGCAACGCCTTGCCTTTTTCTTCCGTAGTAACGGTTTCAAAAACGATGGGTTCTGCCTGCCAAAAATGGATTACTTTGAAGGTAGGACGATCTAAACCTACCACTTCGCTAAGAATTTTGACCGTACCTCGAAACGCTTTGGGCAGTGATAGTGAGATTTTGCCCTGTTCGCAGGTAATCTGTAAGGATTCAAAAGCCGCCGCTGTCAGTTGAATAGTGCCTTTGCGGGTATGGACTTCCCATGCTTTGCCCACCTGTTTGGCGGTGATATTGCCCCGATCACGGATATCGATGAATGCCTTGTCTAACGTGCCGTCGATGGCTATCTCTCCTTCCAAAAGTTGTAAGTGAGCCATCGGTACCGAACCAGAAACTTCTACGCGGCCTTTGGCCCATTGCCGAATGAATTCTTTTTTTTCTTTCAGACTTGTCTGGGTGTAGCGATAGGTAAGTGTACCGTCGGCGGTTTGTCCTTCGAGGTCGGGGCTGTCTTCCAACAGGATATTGCCCTTTACTGTTGAGACTGTTCCCTTCCATTGGCTTTGTCGGGCCGTAATGTCACCAGCCTGCACTTGTAGGTAGGTATTGGCTTTTCCTCCGATAATACTGACAGGCCCGCTCACGATTTTTCCCAACAATCTATTATCGATGTTTTCAAACTGAACTTTACCTTCTCCAGTTTGAATATCTAGCAACTGGGTAGGCAACACACCAATGGTTATGGCAGAATGAGGTTTGTTTTTGGCCGTTGGTGGACTGAAAATCAGCATGCCAGCTCGGTTTTCCCGTTGCTGAATCGGCCCTGCTTCGTTAGCCAAGATTCCGTATTTTTTGGAATCCTCGGTTGGTTTAAAAAGAACAGTGCCTTGAGTGTCTAACCGAACAATCAAAGAAGTCCCAGTTGTTTGTGACTGTAGGTGTGTACTGCCCAGCAGAAGCAGGCAAATAAGGCAAAAGGGTTGCATTTGGAATAAGGTATAGCTTATGTGGATAAACAAATAACTTTTTATGAGCACAACAGCGCAGTAGTTTTAATCAAGAAAAATTGACAACGCCGTTGGGTAAATATCAAAAAAAGAGGACTGAGCTCGCTTATGGTGGTTTTGCAAGGGTCCTTTCAGCAGGGTAAAGGAAAGTTAGAAGGAATACGCCTCAATTCAAAGAAAGACCTGATAAAATCACCGAAAAAATTATTTAACGGTAAAAATATTATTTCTATGGATTAAAAGTAGAACTCCTCCCACATTATAGGATAGAGTATCAGAGACATTAATATTCTTAAAAGAGAATCTACCCGAACATCGGCTAAGACATCCAAGTCATTAGCATATAAAATGGAAGCAAAATGATTCAAGATTTATAGGTAGGCAATTATACTATGTGTACTTAAACACATAAATTTGATTGAATACTAAATCAAAGGGTGCAAGCTGAGTTCGTAAAGGCTCAATTTCAAAATTTGTGGAGCAACTTGGATTAAGCATATAACTGAGTTAGCCGATACAGGAAGAATTCTATGTTTCTTACCCCTCTGAATTGACTTCTGAACGCTTTGATTTTAGCGTTGAAGGATTCGGCAGAAGCATTAGTACTTCTATTATCAAAGTAATTAAGAATCGTCTCATAGTGGTTTTGGATGGAGCGCGCCACCGTATTAAAGGCTTTAAATCCAGACTGACGTACTTTCTCGTGCCATTTGGCGAGTCGTGCCAATCCATACAGTTTATCATTGGTATGCTCAAAAATATGACTCAAAGACATGGTTAATTCATAAGCTTTTTTCAAGTCAGCATAGCGCTCAAAGAGTAATATTGCCCTTTGTTTTTGATTCTCTGTCCAATCTTTCTGCTTTTTGTAGAGCACATACCGGCTGCGAGCTAATAGCTGTTTAATTGTGTCACCATTGGATAATAGTTCCGGTTGATAGTCAGTCGAAGTTGATTTAGCGTGCTCTATAGCTTCATTTTCGGCATCCAATGCATCCCACCTGTGTTTGACCCGCATTTCCTGAAGAGCCTCTGCGGCCAGTTTTTGAACATGAAAGCGGTCAGTGACTCTGGTCGCTTTAGGAAAGCACCGTTTGGCAATCAGTTCCATATTACCCGCCATATCCAACGTTATCTCTTTTACTTTTTTGCGCTGACTTTCAGGGATTTTACGAAGAACTTCAATGACTTTTTCAGCTTTTGTTCCTGCCACAACAGCTACAATACTGCCTTTTCCTCCCTTGGCGGCCTTATTGGTCAAAATCGTATAAAGCTCTCCATGCGATAGGCTTGTCTCATCAATTGATAAGTGGCTACCCAAATTTTGAGGGTATAAAAGCCAGTTCTTGGCATGACTTCTTTGGTTCCAATTTTTAAAACCACTCTGATAATCATGGTAATGGCGTAGCAAACCTTTGCCCTTAACACCATAAAATTTCCCAATTGAATAGACGCTATTGGGGTTATTATTGAGTGATTCCCTTTAAAAAAAACGCGAACTCACTCGTCATCCGCGTTCCTTTTTCTACTTCTGTCCAATCTCTGTAGACAACCTTTTGGGTCTTGGTGTTTAGCCACCTGCGACGCTTAATGTGTAGAAATACCTTATGGCCGCGAATGGGAAAATCCTGAACTGTAATCGAGGGAAAGAAACCTTTGGATAACAGATTCGCCCGATCAGGGTGAGCAGTAGAAGCGTTCTTTTCTTCCAGATGCACCTGAAAGCAATCTTCTTGCTTGTCAACGGAAAGCAAAATAAAGTTTTCAAGAAGGAACTCAGGTAACAGAAACTGAACGATAGGTAGGAAACTCTCCAAAGCAAGTACGATTGATTAAAAGCACAAACTTAAAAAAATCCAACGCACTCCACAAATTTTGAACTTGATCCTTCGTAAACTTTTCAAATGTTTACGAATAGTTTACCAAAGAAAAAAGCCGCTACGAATTTTCATCGTAACGGCTTGATTTTGAGGTGGTGATGGACGGAATCGAACCGCCGACACAAGGATTTTCAGTCCTTTGCTCTACCGACTGAGCTACATCACCATTGTTTTTTGTTTTGTTCCCGTCGTTCGGGAGTGCAAAGATGTGCGATGTGTTTTTTAAATGCAAACGTTTTTGCTGAAAAAATATCAAAAAAATGTCCTCAGTTTTGTATCTTATTGTTTTTCAGAGCGTTTTAGGGTGAAAAATTTTTAAAAATTTTTCACCCTAAAACGCTTCTAATCGTTATTGGCCTACAAAATCGCGGTAGGTGCTACATTCTTCGATGATTTCTTTGGTGTAGGCAGAGTTGGCATAATTGCGACGAAGTAAAACAAAGTACTTGCCTAAGCGCTTCTTTTGCTCTTCGTCCATGCGCTTTTTAAATGCCACTTGAGTAGCTTCATCGTAACAAAGGTCGCGGCCTTCGTTGGCCTTAAAGACATAGAACGCACTTGCTTCACAGAGAGATGCCCCAAAGGCGGCTTTGGCGGCTAATTCGGGGTCTTTGGTCAATTGTAATGCCTTTTCAAAATACGTTTTTGCTTTGGCAGAAGTGTAATAATCGACACCTGTTAGGTCGCGCGGAGGATAGGTGTATTCGTATTCGCTGCTACTACGTTGGCGGTTGAGCAATAACCAGCTATTTCCAAAATACCCCATGTTGTAAGCACCACAACCCAACAAATAAGCCGCTTGGGCATTGCCTGCGTTCATTTGGGTTTCTAATTGAACCATACGAGCCGCGAATGCTGCGGGAGTCAGGGTTTGCGACGGACTTTGTCCATTATCGGGTTTGATATAAAACGGATTTTCCGTGAGGTAGTCGCTGAAGGGGGAATCCGTCCACGTTTTGGGTGACACATTTTTCCATGCTTCGGTCGCTTGGGCGTACTGGTGTTCCCCCAAAAGGCGGCGACCTAAAACAACGTTCAAGTAGTCAGCATTTAGCCCCGATAGTCCCACGAGGCGTTTGCCAAAATCGTCCAATTGGGGTTGCTTTGCGTACGAAATCGCTTCGCGTAAGGTTTCTATCGGAGTACTATCCTCCAATGCGTAGCGGTCAGAGTTGGTGGCAAAAGCGGGGGCGTAGCCGTCGGCATTAACTGGGCGTGACTGCCAACTAGCCGCCGCTTCCAACAAAAAAGCTTTGGCCAAATGAGTGGCCGAAACCTCGCCCGACGACGATTTGCTGCTACAGCTTGACCACCATCCGCCCGATTTTTTTTCTTCGGTAGGTTGCCCTCGGTACATTCTTGCCAACAAGCCACAGGCACGCGTATAGGCATTAACGATGCGGAAATTTTCCGATTTATTGAGTTTTTCTAACATTCCAATCACTTTGCCTTCAAACTCAGGGGTAATTCCTTCTTGCTGAGCAATCAACAACAATACTTCTTGAATGTCCATTTGTTGTTTGAGATAGTCGTTGGGGGCGGGAGCGGCTTTGGCCTGCGTAAGGTATTCCTCTGATTTTTTGTAGTCTTTGTTGACATAGGCAACGTAAGACGCAGAAGTGTACCAAAAGGAAGGATTTCCCAACGCTTTGTTAGAAGCATTTTCAACACAAAAATCCCCTAATTGTTCAAAGTACGATTTGCTTTCTTCGCGGCGCTTTTCGTAGGCCAGGGTATCTTCTACGTAGGGCATTTCGCCGTTGGCATAGTATTCGTTTTTGTTGATTTCACGCGCTGTGATAAGCTCAATAAGGGCGTTTTTAGGATTTAACTCCGTTACTTTTTTGAGCATTGGTAGCCCATCTTCCAAAGGCTGAATGGCGCTCAGGGCGTAAACAGCGGCTTTTTCGGCGTTGTTTTGGCAACAGTCTAGTGCTTTTTCTTGAAAACGAACTCCCTTGATGCGTAAACTCAAATCGGCTTCACGGCGGCGCGATGGGCAACGGTCAAACAGTTGGGCAAACTCGTACAGCGCTTTGGCAGTATCGCCTAATGCCATGGTAGCACCCGCTTTTCGGGAAAAAGCCCAGTCGCTGATAAAGGTTTTGCTTTTCAATGGTTTGATTAACTCATCATAGAGCTTGACGCAATTGTCAGGTTGTTCCAAAATCATGGCCAATTTTACCGCCTGAAATCCGTAACGTTCTTTCAAAAACGGGTCGGTCGTACTGCGGGCCAATTGTTGGGTTTTGGTAAATGCTTCCGCCAACACCAACGAATCTTTGCTTCCTTCTTCCCACGAATAGACCGAAGGCTGGTACGATTTTTCAATCGACTTGGCCAGTTGGAGATAATTAACAGCCGCTTTGTTGCCCTTCAACATGAGGCGGTTGGGAAGGGTGTTGTTGGCACTTTCGGTATAAAAATAATTGTAGGCGATGGTTTCGTCCACCCCTGCGTATTTCGCCCAGGCTTGGGAGTTAATATCTTGTTCAGGACGCAGGGTGTCGCTGTAATCGTCCAAATACAAAAATTGTTGGGTAAAGTGGTAGCGCCCGTCGCCCGCCTGAGCAGTGGCGGTTTCGGGTAAAAAATAGCTCGTAAATTCGTTCAAATCAGCAGGGCCTCCTGCGCAGGCAAGGAGTATCAGTACTGCAATGGTTCTAGCGGAATGCTTGAATAATTTGTTGGAGAGAATCTCTTTCATAATGGGAGAGGTTGGTCGAATCTAAGTGGTACAACGCAAAGGTAAGCTTAGTATTTTGTATTTCTTGAGCTAAAGTTCGGGCACTTATTGAAAGGTGATTGACGGTACTTTCTTCTACCCGAAAACGGTCGCCACGCCGTACCGAAATCCCCCACAAGTGTGTATTAGTAAGGGCGATGTATTGGTTAGTTTCGGTTGCTTTTTTGAATAATGAATTA contains:
- a CDS encoding RHS repeat domain-containing protein; the protein is MRTYLLLGIFCCLSLTILGQNTWLGINTNWNDAANWTAGIPTSSSSVRINSGPANFPVLTGNVTVNHCEINEGSISLGSYELKSTSSYILLSTLNSAGGKFTTSEAVRFGRNSISGVITLEIDKGYVYGNIFYNALTLIANAPSGGSDAVIVGWVRPDTFKGETTFINKGSQNGIIVGVQADVSFDTTVFEKKFTFRNESTVANARSVFGNGEYSNSAKVVFKDEVVLEGTHTGLNQPQLSFINAEFRQPVTVKMQGGTVHFGTTQLYARSVVFQSSLLLDTPGTTVEFGDSFTPATMSAAGTLSVASGQMTTGELRFYKYRSLTTTPQLIQLSGSGTDSTYATRILTTDSTDFAGEVYLRADRVQLNGGRFAARTTVEQLGASSAARAMGGVINSVTTLNAGGNRFLDSLIIINRRSGVWEWESNRQDTHGKGIHLTHAALGTGWTSLANTGVKVLPHLTVSTPVNASTSGGIRIGYGADTVFLPANKQLTTQDFSRGNLEFYHFFRQGSGLEQTLTLTDSSLLHIEASRFEGKLVVTTPVLSLVSSVFSQFSSFVKTGSLIGSLIDDVTFYDSVSFQHQDIAGGILFGLRDSQLLKTSGMGSDTLLRLIPAIPSESVTDRNPDRIVMKVGFEVLPNARYAAIISTQQSTTTIGESLLPQLTPKSPNLAAIERYGEIPVSLYTGLPTIEIPLYEIKMGSVSVPVKLTYHAGGHKVTDQESWVGLGWSLQAGGSISRQLRGSADELTNNSGVLGQTLPVFSSSPITCLTEQIKSDLNLYVDFGKDIERDIFSYRLPGQSNHFVLTPGGKGYTWLQPEASRLSYPSNLLTFQLDTPDGVKYEFEEGESTYLPNGTTYRSSWHLSKIQGLKTTDQIHFSYQPRLSITYPADITDTEVYYTNVEGLNASMITAGQISVTSSTTAPVIFDALLEQIHFPGGKVVFVTTGTPQQLQRVEIYGLNITTNDYTLIKQFELTYTDNSRRLLDKIKWKDTAGSLVGQYSCGYNTQTMPAYTSRAKDYWGYYNGQTSNTTLIPPQSFTENLYTSTGSPTTVTVGGGNRNPNETLMQALILNRLDYPTGGHTTFEYEAHRYLPVSGPAQIVGGLRVKQIISEDANGQSLTKTYRYGAGESGNGTYRDIMPKTYSTIQRYKHPQVFVGESDYAYTVRVFSSTFTVPIAPFDGSVVTYPMVTEYEDNGSGALGRTVYTFKDDAVDNQTMITSAAKSAYVSRHWGRGQLLNKTVYGANGLKKHKQVNTYSTLLTGPTPTLGYLMGKSQIRLNSTSPDMSGCLLNDDVFTTVAYNWNYGRLQLTRSEEYRYNDEDDTKYLYTKTETRVDTSYFQPIETRLWESDGSLQMQRMRYPQDFGVISGTPSEAAAGLQRLQQRNAVSIPVENISLRKLAGASDTLVIGGTLTEFKKQTSVTLSNDVLPIRTFVLEVPPNATLTTSGYTAAGLSGNNLTKDSRYVERLSLSSYDTYGNLLEYALTKGALVALGYTTVSKDNIYHSFVTSETANKNGDIEYLTQYSYTVPLQGLKETVTPNGLKTSFEYDAFARLKRVKDHEGKLLKEYEYEYASAAGQNAVKQLMPRVAMTTLSGNFEQYQTQLSYYDGLGRPLQTVAQQAGPNGENDIITGATVYDNFGRINKNYIAFVHVGNGSLAPLPTAVQGDTFPFSQVTEYQDSPLRRARKSYGPGQAWRTAEKYGQMRYLTASGGSIRQWVWETDGGAQGSGYYPDTSLTKTVQISEQGNQTITYHDNRGKLILQEQQADGGVWLRTGYVYDVFDRLAYVIPPKVYDGLTNFEESDAVFTEGMFGYHYDKRGRVIEKHVPGAGWEYMVYDVLDRSVLRQNARQRTDNHWNFTKYDALGRVVQTGETPNASSRTTLQTQFDGVTVPYETTVGGNQSFPFTPAANDLKTENYYDDYSALPSSGYAYGGGYITPHGSALGMATGGKTRNAIDNGWLYSATYYDTKNRPVQQYRQHQLGAINRTDFDYTFAGELTKQRTTYRRAAVSDLVILHEYEYDHTGRKTAFFSTYGSQPKQQLAQYQYDSLGRLKNKTIKPRPANITRTSSPPANTQDIAREYVLLLPNVSITPTTGQSYLAGIAAGVGLQQIQYHYHIRDYLKGINLDAGGNASLAGGQLFAMKLDYEADGTYYDGNIRKQTWLTSSLAPNGGTRSYTYSYDLANRLTSAAYTGVGSENYSLENVSYDKNGNLQQLWRKGKTGSGTYDYVDQLSYTYQSANSNRISQVTDAIANANDLEMFKDVSGTDYTYWENGALKSDNNKGISKIEYNHLELTKRIEFSSARWIDYHYDGAGNKLRKITSEGVKTDYVDAAVYQNDTLYQIAHDEGRYSKLGIEYSYTDHLGNVRLMFMDSSGVAAITQTENFGAWGESLKSLNYYRSSAGKQQYVFTGHERDEDLGVFDAKARMYDPLVPRFWSIDPLASAVPSMTPYRYGFNNPVNITDPTGMLEYDDKKPEFEYSDGYSTLSSRNATGSVSFDGMYNAAGGGDEKGQKGNNKHSTSSIPSTTVVKPSSASADKDPIVQAGLGLATALALDDATVVGVADDPLIPIVLAATGIYAAVTTDFVQKMSNEIDRIAKKTAGSQGSVYELRVRKAGTYPDVRGNPVTLKAGDIWKYGETTIGQQRYRQSELDKMVPGGVIRNDFYFGNQIEIKIVEKYMIYGYFFNHGTLPPGNKYFR
- a CDS encoding transposase; this encodes MLRHYHDYQSGFKNWNQRSHAKNWLLYPQNLGSHLSIDETSLSHGELYTILTNKAAKGGKGSIVAVVAGTKAEKVIEVLRKIPESQRKKVKEITLDMAGNMELIAKRCFPKATRVTDRFHVQKLAAEALQEMRVKHRWDALDAENEAIEHAKSTSTDYQPELLSNGDTIKQLLARSRYVLYKKQKDWTENQKQRAILLFERYADLKKAYELTMSLSHIFEHTNDKLYGLARLAKWHEKVRQSGFKAFNTVARSIQNHYETILNYFDNRSTNASAESFNAKIKAFRSQFRGVRNIEFFLYRLTQLYA